A region from the Arachis ipaensis cultivar K30076 chromosome B01, Araip1.1, whole genome shotgun sequence genome encodes:
- the LOC110271389 gene encoding uncharacterized protein LOC110271389, protein MKLQGHTLLQRAALTTFPFNFTSNGTTTTLTLSGFRCHQSLPHKRLRFIPTYTNTGPSPRVDVNNNQLQQEEQDDLEACVEKIIYRCRFLATFGVFGYLIVEINRESGDDILYYLKNFIFVVSW, encoded by the exons ATGAAACTGCAGGGTCACACATTGCTGCAAAGAGCAGCACTAACtacttttcctttcaatttcaCCTCTAATGGCACCACCACAACCCTAACCCTCTCTGGCTTTCGATGCCACCAAAGTCTTCCTCATAAACGCCTCAGATTCATTCCCACTTACACCAACACGGGACCCTCGCCACGTGTTGATGTCAATAACAACCAGTTACAACAAGAAGAGCAAGATGATCTAGAGGCCTGCGTTGAGAAG ATTATATATAGATGCCGCTTCTTGGCTACTTTTGGAGTCTTTGGTTATTTAATTGTGGAAATTAATCGTGAATCGGGTGATGACATTTTGTACTATTTAAAGAATTTCATTTTTGTTGTTAGTTGGTAG